TGTGTGGACCAACGATGCTTCTGGTGCTGGTGGTGGCAATGATGGCGCTGCCATGAAGGAGGTTGCTGGGGTTTACAAGATGTTGCCGCCGTTGCTTAATATTGTTCATGAACAAACTGGGATGCTGCCACCGGCCTGGATGGGGagtgtcaaagatatcaacagaatctttgatatctttgacaaatgaacaaaatctttgaatttgtcaaagatatctacaaaatattaatgatatctttgacaaatcaacaaaatctttgaatttgtcaaagatatcaacaacatctttgatttactttattgaaattatttttcttacttttcctttctaacgcctatataaaggcatgttgtacacaatcaacatatagtgaaatacaaatcttttacttctctaacatatcctttcacttctctaacatggtatcggagccttggtaatcactatcccatttcatatcagtttctcaccttcaaattctatttcatctttcttgcctactgcagtcctttctttcgtcattccttgatctggttgttatttttgcacctgtttattgcacttatggacaaatcagatgtctctcaacccatcaacattgtgttagatgggcgtaactacgttttatgggcacaagccatgtgcagctttctcaagggtaggagactttggcgatatgtcactggtgatttcattctacctacacaatcccaagatgaagctgatgataagtttgctgaacgtttagaaacttgggatagcaaaaatcatcaaatcatcacttggtttcgtaatacttcagtatcctccatcaatcttcactttggtcgatttgatactgccaaaactctctgggatcatcttgctcatcgttacactgccaccgatctctctcatcaatatcagctaattcagaatctcaatcagctacgtcaacaatccggacaaactgtcactgactttcactctcaaatgcagtttctctgggatcaactcactcctactgaaccagtctggaagaatactgaagatgccaaagcttttaccacatataaagaccatcgccggctgattcaatttcttatggccttacaagatatttttgagcctactcgtgcagccttacttcatcagaagccattacccactcttgatcaagcccttgatgatcttgtttctgaagaaacacggctctcgatccgtcaaccacgacatctcgacacagtacttgccactcctcaggtacaccaaacaaagaaagctgacacttcttcaaagtgtcgatattgtcatctatctggtcatatgatacttacatgtccaactcgcaaatgtcgcatatgtcgcaaaattggaccaagacactatgaacaagattgtcccagcaaaggtggatcaactcagggcactcattccagaacacatctttccgctgccacaactgatcatactgcacaggagagtcttgaacatgtacccacaaccactcaattgaccagtgatcttgagtcactacttcgtcaattcctttctaactctggtaaccattctatttcagcatccaccactgtgtcaggtaaatcatcatcatggttCTTTGACTCAGCATGTTGCAATCATATGACTGCTGACTCTACTCTTTTCACTTCCACACACTCTTCTTCGCATTTGCCATCTATACAAACTGCCAATGGTTCAAGGATAAAAGCTAGTCATATTGGGCACATATCTACTCCAAACCTATCAGTGTCCAATACATTTCTTATTCCACAACTCACTTTGAACCTGTTATCCGTTGGTCAGTTATGTGAACTTGGTCTTCATATTCTATTTACTCCTTCTGGCTGTTCTGTACAGGATCCGAAGACGGGACAGACGCTTGGGACAGGCCGTAAAGTTGGGCGACTGTATGAGCTCATCTCTTTGCACCCCTTGCATCCTACTCTCCCGTGTCATGAGTTCGCTGCATCCACAGTTCCAGCTTCCTCTTTGAGTCTCTGGCATTCTCGATTGGGTCATGCTTCTGTTAGTCGTATTCAGTCTCTTGTTTCTCATGGTCATTTGGGAATTGtttctaataatcattttgattgtttaacttgtcctctagctaaacaatctgctttatcgttcaataatagtgattctgtttctcatgcaccttttgaccttgtgcactctgacatttggggaccttctcctactgcttctatggggggatccaaatattttgtaatttttgtcgatgattactctcgttttacatggatctatctcatgaaaactcgttctgaatttactacaatctatcatgaattttctcagatgattaaaactcagttttcatgtcctattaaaacttttcgcactgataatgccatggaatataaggattctaaattcttaaccattttacatgaccatggcactatttgtcagcgttcttgtccaggtacttcccaacaaaatggaagagccgaacgtaaacatcgacacatattagatactgttcgggctctccttatctctgcctcttgtcctgcacgtttttggggtgaagcagctctcactgctgtgtttaccatcaatcggattccttcatcagtcattggtaatcaatcgccttatgaacgtctttatgggtctgttcctaactacaatttactcaaagtatttggatgtgtttgttttgttctccttcaaccacatgaacacaataaattagaacctcgtactcgtctttgctgttttcttgggtatgggatagaacataaaggttatagatgttgggatcctatctccaaactacttcgcatttctcgtcatgtcgtatttctggaaaacactttgttctcctcagtatcacatttcttatctcttccttctcccactaacatggttgatctatttcctgatgaaccatctccctctgagtctcatacaggtgacactcaaattactttgcctgctcctgaactgtcttccttgtctgatggatctactgcagacactaccagttcccctactcttcgacgctctacccgggtaagagaacttcctattaaacttcgtgattttcagtgttttgccactactcttaccttatatgagcctcagttctattcggaggccaaatctaatcatgtttggcaacaagctatgtctgaagaattgcaggcacttgagcaatctcatacttgggatcttgtttctctcccaccagataagtctgctattggttgcaaatgggtttacaaaataaaaaccaagtctgatggttctattgagcgatacaaagcccgtcttgttgctaaaggctttactcaggagtatggcattgattatgaagagacatttgctccagttgctcgtcttacttcagtacgcagtctgttagctattgctgctgctagaggctggacattgtcacagatggatgtgaagaatgccttcctcaatggtgatcttgctgaagaagtctatatgaaacctcctcctggctattcacatccccctaatacagtctgtcgccttcgtcgtgccttatatggcctcaaacaagctccacgcgcatggtttgccaagtttagctctactattcaacaacgtggttttcaatccagttcttatgactcagcattctttgttcgtcggacagccttaggctgtgtttttctactaatttatgtcgatgacatgattattacaggagatgattattctggtatcactgatcttaaggaatatcttcaacaacaatttgagatgaaggatcttggttctctaagttactttcttggccttgaagtactctcggacactaccgggtactatttatctcaggctaagtatgcttctgatttacttgctcgggctggtctcacagatagtaagattacttctactccactggaacctaatatcaagcttaaaccttctgatggtactcctctcagtgatatcaccctctatcgacaattggttggtagtctcgtatatcttactgtcacccgccctgatatagcctatgctgtacatgttgttagtcaattcatgtcagctcctcgctcttcccactatgaagcagtcattcatatattgcgttatatcaaagcaactctttattatggccttcatttttctgctgcttcctcacttgagttgcacgcctactctgactccgattgggctggtgatcccactgatagacgatcaaccactggcttttgcatcttgttaggggattctctcatttcttggcgaagcaagaagcagacttcagttgctcgttcgagcacggaggctgaatatcgtgcacttgctactaccactcaagaaattgtttggcttcgttggcttcttggagatatgggagttcaatctcgcagtcctacacctctattttgtgataatagaagtgcaatccacattgctcacaatgatgtttaccatgagcgtaccaaacacattgagattgattgccattttactcgtcagcatgtcacacagggaactattcaactctgctcaatatctactcttgaccaacctgctgatctcttcaccaagccactcctgccaggtcgtttcagagacttagtttccaaactcaagcttacttctactgcaccaacttgagtttgaggggggatgtcaaagatatcaacagaatctttgatatctttgacaaatgaacaaaatctttgaatttgtcaaagatatctacaaaatatcaatgatatctttgacaaatcaacaaaatctttgaatttgtcaaagatatcaacaacatctttgatttactttattgaaattatttttcttacttttcctttctaacgcctatataaaggcatgttgtacacaatcaacatatagtgaaatacaaatcttttacttctctaacatatcctttcacttctctaacaggGAGCTTGACGAACTCCAATGGCAACTAAACCATGAACTGCAGAatgtttttttgcatatttggattctaatggattttttttttatggttcatTAAGTTTTATACTGATATATCATCAGCATATTTCCATTTCTTTTCCCTGCTCTGTTCATCTTCCTTTGTACCTTTGACAATCAATGCAAGTATATCAATGACTTATTATTCAACTTGTCCATTATCTACATTCATCgaataagaaaacaaatttcCATGTGCGCCTACCAAACAAAATATGATAAATTCAGTAGAGGATTCAAAATGATTCAACATAACAtacagattcaacaaatgtacaTCACATGGCGTCTCTACACTCATCAGTAAGTGCCCACAAGCCCATGTAAAGCAGCTTTGTTGACTTTACCCCCAATTCGGAATATTTGCGGTGGCTTCATTCACCATTTTTACTAGGGTCACCTGCAAATTACATTCACAAAGAAAGCTCTCAGTTGGGCAAGAGATGGAGCTCATAAAAGCACAACACACTCTTGGTTTTACTGTTAGCAACCAAAGACATGCGAGGACAAATTGCTGAGCCTCATAAACTCAACTGGTAGATCTCGTATTATCAAATTTCTATCAACTTAAACAACCATCTTGCAGTAGATATTGAGTTTTTCTTCAATGTGTCTCTACGAGAATGAGATTAGGGAGATCGACAACAAGTAAAAGGAGGTGGAAAATAACATGTTAGAGTCTGGGTCTCACCCATGAAAGTTGGCCAAGAGAGGAAAGGTAGCTTTGCCTTACCAAAGCTACCCTCACCTCCTCTCCAAAAATAAGAAGTTCCTTCTACAATATAGTTTTACGACTGTACAGAAACTCAGAAAGTCAAATGCCAACTATTTGATACCGCACCATTAACCTCGTTTAAACTTCGTTCCACTAGCTTATTGTTTAAAGTGGGTCATTATAAAATAGGACCTCCACCAACCCCCTCATACCCCTAGTTCACCCCTTCATGCCAACAAGTGAGCCAAGAAACATTACGCTAATCAAATGAAATCAAAGATAAGTATAGCTCCTCCACATTCTAGTTTTAAGGACTTTCTGATGGTGCTGCTTTGAGTTTATATCGAAATGCCTAGGCCATTCACTCCTCATACTTCATGTTGTtagaagggaaagaaaaaaaaaagtactagCTATGCACTTCTAAATCAGTTAAAGTTGCATTTTTTTAGTGTGAATTATGTAGCAATCAGTTAGATTCCAATTGTGATAGAAAACACACCACACTTTCAGGAACACCCGGTGGTGGTAGGGTAAGGTTCCTTGGGGGTGCAACAGTAACATAAGATCTTTTGTCAAACCTCCATTCCCCGATTTTTCCATAGGTTAACTGACCCTGAAAATAAGAGCAAGTCAATACCATAACCTGACGTTGTACTTCAGGAACACTATAGACAACTAATCCACAAAATAAATAACACCATAAGACAACCAGAAGTAATTGACCAAATAATACCTTCATATCATAGTCGCATCCATATGTATAATGAATTATGAACTTGCTACCAATTTCTGTATCCCAAGGAGGCTGAAAAGAGTCAAAAAGCCCGTAACCGGTGAGGCAAGGGTGAGCAATAATTATCTGCTTCAAAAATATAGAACTGTATTCTCCTTCCAAACCAAGGACACTTAAGAGACACAAGAAAAGGACTTAAGGACCACATATAGCCATTTATGGATTCTCAATGAAGCTAGTGgaacttgaaaaatttgaaaGTAATGTGTGTAATGTGTATAATGTTAAAAGTTATTACTGGATTAGCTACTTCAGCTTCTAAAAAACTGTGTCACATGCTCTCGACTAAATTCAGATTTCAGTCTGTTAGAGCTCTAGCAATGCTTTTCCCGGCAATATAAAACTACATAGCTTTCTTCCTTAACATTCTAAAAGTCTATACTCAAGACTCCAATGCCTATCGCTAGAGGTTGGACAAGTTCTGTCGCAAGCAGTTGGAGATGATGGACTCCGTCATCATCATTCTTGCATAGAAATAAATGATACTAGTGTGGTAGCATACTATATTAGAACCAAAATAATGGAAGGCCCGAAGAAGAAATGTTGATCTCATCAAACCTGAATCATGAAGTCCTTGTGCAATATGTTGCCAACAACATGCAGAGCAGATGCAACAGCATAGGCATACCTGTCTTGTAAACAAATATCAGGGAAACGAATAAAGGATGGGAAGACCACATACTGCGTACTCATTGAAAAGCTCACATTTCAAGAACCCAGCCAAAGGCTTTATCAGTTTCAGGATCTTTCTTCATTGCCAAGGAAACATTCATCCATGTAGGAGCAATCTTCTTAAGGGATTCCTACAAATGTTTCATACACAATCAAGATGTGGCCAAAACCAAAAATGACATTGGTTGGATTTACGAAAAACATGACAAAAAATACCTTTGGTAGAATGACAGGAGAATTTCCTATTGGGTCAATGTTTGTTACTTGTCCATTGTCCGCAGGAAAATACTTCCGGATAGTTGTCTCATACTTTTTTGGTTCAAtgtaaaagaaaggaaaggcCTTTCCAAGCCCATCTTTAGATAAGTTTGGTATGGGCTTGACAATGATATGATCTGGTTCTGCCATCAGTATGTAACTGGTAAATGGTAAGAATGATCAGGTAAACATGGGACAACCTTAATAAACATGATTAGCTGATTGCTAGAAGTAGGGAGTTTCTCATACTCTTCCTGGATGTTTGCTTGTTGAAGCCATTGTACAAAAGCCCAAGGCCTGTTGAGGACTATATAGCCCTGTATTTTATGAGATTTCAAGTTAAGCAATCTATAAAAGGCAATGTCTAGTTATAATCAAGTACATATTAAAATTGGTGAAAATGATGATATCTGACTTCTAGAGCAGCATCAGTTCCTGATTAATGAAGTAGGCACCTCATATTGATATGGCTATTACTCGTGATAACAAACAAATTTGAAACCAATGATTCCAATTAAATTGAATTATGATCTCTCATAAAGTAACAAACAAATTTGAAAGTAGTCCCAAACCCACAACTACCCTTCCCACGATCATCATAGAAACCATAATTACCTCTCAATTAGAAAACCCAAATGCAATGAAACTAATCTTCAAAgtcaaaataaccaaaaaaataagagaaacaGAGAAGTAATCACACAAATACTCACAAGACATACATACCTGATCCATTCCAGATGGTAAAGGCTGGGCAACAAAGGTTGGGATCTCATCCATGAACTTGTCAGGCCTGCCAGAGTGCAGAATCCTGGTGAATCCACCCATCTCAGAACCCGGTGCATCCTTGAACTTATTGAACCAATAATACATGATCCTACACTGCCAAGTATTGTACACTGAGTCTGAAGCCGTGACTGCTGTATGAAACAGCCTCTTCTTATCAGACCCAAATCTTCTCGATCTCTCCAGAGGCATCTGAATGATCGGGTCCACGGATAACCTTGATGATCTCGATGGACCTGGTAATTCTTGCTTGATAGGAGCATTTGCGGAGATGATTATATTGTATGTTATTAGTGCCACTGAGAAGGCTATCAGTAGACTGTAGAACGAATTCCCACAACCCATACTGTTTTCTCTTTCTATCAAATTCTTCTGTGTAATCTACACAAgcatctcttcttctctctgcaATTTTACAGAAAGAGCAAAGAATAATGTGAAAAATGTGTAGTTGTTCCTATAAAGTTGTCGTCTCCATCCCAAAGTTGAAGAAGAAGCTGGCGAAACAAGCCGAAGGCGCAAtttcaacgatattttttttttatataaattaaaattagtttttcatcaattaatatatttttgggaCTGGGTTGGGTTCCTCACTTTGATCTATTCGTCGACTGAAACCCGCAAGGATCAAACTTCAAAGGAGTAACGAGGCCTAGTGGAGGAAACTATTAATGAGCCCAGTGGCCTAACAATAATACAAATTGGGCCATATATTTATGGGCCGCGTTGATTTGTTTCACCGAAGGTCTATTCATTAGCGAAAATTAAGGTTTAGGGACTTTAAAGGAAAATATTTATGGTTAAGGGACTCAATAAATTTATGATTTTAAAAGATCTTTGATTTTGACCTTTCTTTTTTAGGACACTAAAAGTAAGAAATGGTTAAAGTAAAGGACCTGAAAAATTACTTGTAAATGGGGCaaaattatatgtatatttttaaaaaatgaacaagTTTTTAAGCATTTTGAAAGTGGCTTGAAATTCATATTCGGTCCTTTGAAAGTTTGAATCATTAAAAATTTTAGCCCCTTAACTAAAAATGATATTCTTAAAAATTTCTTGAGTCTTAATTCTCCCTACTCATTAATTAGGTGCGTCGCTGTCTGGTGGGCTTTTTTTAAGGCTAAGTTAATCTATTGGGCCTTCATCGgtttttcaaataaatttgaaataaaCAAACAAGTGGTATTTTAATTGGTTGAATGAATGATTTGTGTTTTTGTCGTTATCAAGCATTGCATTGGTTAATAAATGGCCAAAATGCGTAATGTTATAAAACATGAGAATTGGATACCAATTCTAGGGTCGGCATCGGAGAGATTATAAGGTCCCTAAAATCCCATCATTTCCCATGAAAAAAAGTGGATAAAAATGCCGACTCAATAATGTGAAAATCGTGTGTGAATTATTAAAACATTTCAATGGTTAATTTCTTCATAATATTTAGGTTAATGTAACATATTATCACCAAAAATATTGTGTACTATATTTTTGTTATCGAAatgttcaaaaatttcaaatcaatcATTTAAAGTTGacatttgtttcattttgataACTCGAACAATTTTCTCAATGAACATTGGAAACAAGTGTAGTGTAACTATGCCCAAGACGCACACAACCAATACAAAATTAATATTCCGGCCTTTCTACTCCTATACTCGGTTGTATCGATGTGGGTTGGGACTTGGGACACAATTcaatttgatcatattttttgtattgtgtttcttgatatatatttttcaatgaACAACACGTCAGTATGTACCCTGCCACTGCCAGGTGTACACCAATTTGTCCAATAAATTCCTCAAGAATCCTGAATTATTGTTGCATAATTTGATGCTACAAATGTTATACATATCCCCTCAACAAtcacctttctttctttcttttttttaatttgtcaaTTTTCCAATACAATGGATCAGGATCACAATCACCATGTTCTTTCCCATCTGTCACACAACCAATATATTCTCTCTCACTCATTTTCTTTCACCCACTTATCCAAACAAAACAACATAAATAAATTGCATTTCACTATGCTTATTAT
This genomic window from Tripterygium wilfordii isolate XIE 37 chromosome 9, ASM1340144v1, whole genome shotgun sequence contains:
- the LOC120005776 gene encoding hydroxyproline O-arabinosyltransferase 1-like isoform X1 — translated: MGCGNSFYSLLIAFSVALITYNIIISANAPIKQELPGPSRSSRLSVDPIIQMPLERSRRFGSDKKRLFHTAVTASDSVYNTWQCRIMYYWFNKFKDAPGSEMGGFTRILHSGRPDKFMDEIPTFVAQPLPSGMDQGYIVLNRPWAFVQWLQQANIQEDYILMAEPDHIIVKPIPNLSKDGLGKAFPFFYIEPKKYETTIRKYFPADNGQVTNIDPIGNSPVILPKESLKKIAPTWMNVSLAMKKDPETDKAFGWVLEMYAYAVASALHVVGNILHKDFMIQPPWDTEIGSKFIIHYTYGCDYDMKGQLTYGKIGEWRFDKRSYVTVAPPRNLTLPPPGVPESVVTLVKMVNEATANIPNWG
- the LOC120005776 gene encoding hydroxyproline O-arabinosyltransferase 1-like isoform X2; the protein is MGCGNSFYSLLIAFSVALITYNIIISANAPIKQELPGPSRSSRLSVDPIIQMPLERSRRFGSDKKRLFHTAVTASDSVYNTWQCRIMYYWFNKFKDAPGSEMGGFTRILHSGRPDKFMDEIPTFVAQPLPSGMDQGYIVLNRPWAFVQWLQQANIQEDYILMAEPDHIIVKPIPNLSKDGLGKAFPFFYIEPKKYETTIRKYFPADNGQVTNIDPIGNSPVILPKESLKKIAPTWMNVSLAMKKDPETDKAFGWVLEMYAYAVASALHVVGNILHKDFMIQPPWDTEIGSKFIIHYTYGCDYDMKVTLVKMVNEATANIPNWG